A stretch of the Erwinia sp. SLM-02 genome encodes the following:
- the yacL gene encoding protein YacL, with translation MEYEFLRDITGVVKVRMSMGHEAVGHWFNDEVDEKNLALLDEVEAAVASVKGSERQWQRVGREYTLWLDEEEVIVRSNQLGFEGDEMEEGMNYYDEESLSFCGVEDFLAVIAAYRAFLQGR, from the coding sequence ATGGAATATGAATTTTTACGCGATATCACCGGAGTGGTGAAGGTTCGCATGTCGATGGGGCACGAGGCCGTAGGCCACTGGTTCAACGATGAGGTGGATGAAAAGAATCTGGCGCTGCTGGATGAGGTGGAAGCCGCCGTTGCCAGCGTGAAGGGCAGCGAGCGTCAGTGGCAGCGCGTGGGGCGTGAATACACCCTGTGGCTGGATGAGGAAGAGGTGATCGTTCGTTCAAACCAGCTCGGTTTTGAAGGTGACGAGATGGAAGAGGGAATGAACTACTACGACGAAGAGAGCCTGTCTTTTTGTGGCGTAGAGGATTTTCTGGCGGTGATTGCCGCATACCGGGCGTTTCTGCAGGGGCGCTAA
- the panD gene encoding aspartate 1-decarboxylase: MNRTMLQGKLHRVKVTQADLNYEGSCAIDQDFLDASGILQYEAIDIYNVNNGQRFSTYAIAAERGSKIISVNGAAARCACEGDLLIICSYVQMSDAEAREWQPKVAYFEGDNQMKRVAKAVPVQVA; encoded by the coding sequence ATGAACCGTACTATGTTGCAGGGCAAACTCCACCGGGTGAAAGTCACCCAGGCCGACCTGAATTACGAAGGCTCCTGCGCCATCGATCAGGATTTTCTCGACGCTTCCGGCATCCTGCAGTATGAAGCGATCGATATTTATAACGTCAACAACGGCCAGCGTTTTTCCACCTATGCGATTGCCGCAGAGCGCGGCTCGAAAATCATTTCGGTGAACGGCGCGGCCGCTCGCTGCGCCTGTGAGGGCGACCTGCTGATTATCTGCTCCTATGTGCAGATGTCGGACGCCGAAGCACGCGAATGGCAGCCGAAAGTGGCCTACTTTGAAGGCGACAACCAGATGAAGCGCGTGGCGAAAGCCGTACCGGTTCAGGTGGCGTAA
- a CDS encoding ABC transporter ATP-binding protein — protein MTYALELEKLTKTYAGGVQALKGIDLQVEAGDFYALLGPNGAGKSTTIGIISSLVNKTSGRVRVFGYDLQNDVVNAKRQLGLVPQEFNFNQFETVQQIVVDQAGYYGVEKREAVKRAEKYLTQLDLWQKRNERARMLSGGMKRRLMIARALMHEPKLLILDEPTAGVDIELRRSMWTFLKDLNARGTTIILTTHYLEEAEMLCRNIGIIQSGELVENTSMKGLLAKLKSETFILDLAAKSPLPQLEGFRYRLVDTSTLEVEVLREQGLNSVFSQLSAQGVQVLSMRNKANRLEELFVDLVNGHTGEKA, from the coding sequence ATGACTTATGCACTTGAACTTGAAAAACTGACCAAAACCTACGCGGGCGGAGTTCAGGCGCTCAAGGGAATCGATCTCCAGGTTGAGGCGGGTGATTTCTATGCGCTGCTCGGCCCCAACGGGGCGGGTAAATCCACGACCATTGGCATCATCAGTTCGCTGGTGAATAAAACCAGCGGCCGGGTACGGGTGTTTGGCTACGATCTGCAAAATGATGTGGTCAATGCCAAGCGCCAGCTGGGGCTGGTGCCGCAGGAATTTAACTTTAACCAGTTTGAAACCGTACAGCAGATCGTGGTCGATCAGGCCGGCTATTACGGCGTGGAGAAGCGCGAAGCGGTGAAGCGGGCGGAAAAGTATCTGACCCAGCTTGACCTCTGGCAGAAGCGCAACGAGCGTGCGCGTATGCTGTCAGGCGGCATGAAGCGCCGCCTGATGATTGCCCGCGCGCTGATGCATGAGCCGAAGCTGCTGATCCTGGATGAGCCAACCGCCGGGGTGGACATTGAGCTGCGTCGTTCGATGTGGACCTTCCTCAAGGATCTGAACGCCCGCGGGACCACTATCATCCTCACTACCCACTATCTGGAAGAGGCGGAAATGCTGTGCCGCAATATCGGCATTATCCAGAGCGGTGAGCTGGTTGAGAACACCTCAATGAAAGGGCTGCTGGCGAAGCTTAAATCAGAAACCTTTATCCTCGATCTGGCCGCGAAAAGCCCGCTGCCGCAGCTGGAAGGCTTCAGGTATCGGCTGGTGGATACCTCAACGCTGGAAGTGGAGGTGCTGCGCGAGCAGGGTCTGAACAGCGTGTTTAGCCAGCTGAGCGCGCAGGGCGTGCAGGTGCTGAGTATGCGTAATAAGGCGAACCGTCTTGAGGAGCTGTTTGTTGACCTGGTTAATGGTCACACGGGAGAGAAAGCATGA
- the cueO gene encoding multicopper oxidase CueO has protein sequence MQRRDFIKLSAALGAASALPLWSRSLMAAEQRPLLPVPALLLPDARGEIKLVAQQGTSHWRGKDVPTWGYNGGLLGPAIQLDRGKEVRVNIFNRLPDATTVHWHGLEIPGEVDGGPQARIEPGQQRSVSFTPDQPAATCWFHPHQHGRTGYQVAQGLAGLVLINDPESGKLLLPKQWGVDDIPVILQDKRLTEDGSKIDYRLDVMDAAVGWFGDTLLTNGAIYPQHGVPRGWLRLRLLNGCNARSLKLTTSDSRPMYVIASDGGLLAEPVKLSELPMMPGERFEVLVDTSDGKPFDLQTLPVRQMGMTLTPFDQPLPVLSINPLRVMASGTLPDKLVEIPAVAVPQATDTRWLQLMMDPELDRRGMQALMDQYGHAAMAGMDMSAHGMAGATGGHSAAAPAGKMQGKDRGSMGGMDHGNMAGMDHGGMDHGKMAGMGHGDMKGKQAKSAALFDFHQGNKINGVAFNMEKPAFEAKQGVWEKWTISGEGDMMMHPFHVHGTQFRILSENGKPPAPHRSGWKDMVHVEGGRSEVLVRFNHKADNANAYMAHCHLLEHEDTGMMLGFTVA, from the coding sequence ATGCAACGTCGTGATTTTATAAAATTAAGCGCCGCTCTTGGCGCAGCCAGCGCTCTGCCGCTGTGGAGCCGTTCGCTGATGGCGGCTGAGCAGCGCCCTTTATTACCCGTTCCCGCCCTGCTGCTGCCCGATGCGCGTGGTGAAATTAAACTCGTGGCACAGCAGGGCACCAGCCACTGGCGGGGAAAAGACGTGCCTACCTGGGGCTATAACGGCGGCCTGCTTGGTCCGGCGATCCAGCTGGATCGCGGCAAAGAAGTCCGCGTCAATATCTTCAACCGCCTGCCCGACGCGACCACCGTTCACTGGCACGGGCTGGAGATCCCGGGAGAGGTCGACGGCGGGCCGCAGGCGAGGATTGAACCGGGGCAGCAGCGCAGCGTCAGCTTTACCCCGGATCAGCCCGCCGCCACCTGCTGGTTCCACCCTCACCAGCACGGCCGTACTGGCTATCAGGTCGCGCAGGGACTGGCGGGCCTGGTACTGATCAACGATCCCGAAAGCGGCAAACTCCTGCTGCCAAAACAGTGGGGTGTGGATGACATTCCGGTGATCCTGCAGGATAAACGCCTGACCGAAGACGGCAGCAAAATTGACTACCGGCTGGATGTGATGGACGCGGCGGTGGGCTGGTTCGGCGATACGCTGCTGACCAACGGCGCGATTTATCCGCAGCACGGCGTGCCGCGCGGCTGGCTGCGCCTGCGCCTGCTCAACGGCTGCAATGCCCGATCGCTGAAGCTGACCACCAGCGACAGCCGTCCGATGTATGTGATTGCCAGCGACGGCGGGCTGCTGGCGGAGCCGGTCAAACTCAGCGAGCTGCCGATGATGCCGGGTGAACGCTTCGAGGTGCTGGTGGATACCTCCGACGGTAAGCCGTTTGACCTGCAAACGCTGCCGGTGCGCCAGATGGGTATGACGCTGACGCCGTTTGACCAGCCGCTGCCGGTACTGTCGATCAATCCGCTGCGGGTGATGGCCAGCGGTACCCTGCCTGACAAACTGGTGGAAATACCCGCCGTAGCCGTGCCGCAGGCCACTGACACTCGCTGGCTGCAGCTGATGATGGATCCTGAACTCGATCGCCGCGGCATGCAGGCGCTGATGGATCAATACGGCCACGCGGCGATGGCGGGAATGGATATGTCCGCGCACGGGATGGCTGGCGCGACGGGCGGCCATTCTGCAGCGGCACCAGCCGGGAAAATGCAGGGCAAGGATCGTGGCAGCATGGGGGGCATGGATCACGGAAATATGGCCGGGATGGATCACGGCGGTATGGACCATGGCAAGATGGCGGGAATGGGTCACGGCGACATGAAGGGCAAACAGGCGAAATCCGCCGCGCTTTTCGACTTCCATCAGGGAAACAAGATTAACGGCGTCGCATTCAATATGGAGAAGCCTGCGTTTGAGGCGAAGCAGGGCGTATGGGAGAAGTGGACCATCTCCGGCGAAGGCGACATGATGATGCATCCTTTCCACGTTCACGGCACCCAGTTCCGCATCCTGTCTGAAAACGGCAAACCGCCAGCGCCACACCGCAGCGGCTGGAAGGATATGGTGCACGTAGAAGGCGGGCGCAGCGAAGTTCTGGTGCGCTTTAATCACAAGGCGGATAACGCCAACGCCTATATGGCGCACTGCCACCTGCTGGAGCATGAAGATACCGGCATGATGCTGGGCTTTACGGTAGCGTGA
- the hpt gene encoding hypoxanthine phosphoribosyltransferase: MKHTVEVMISEAEIKSRIAELGQQINDHYRNSGSDMVLVGLLRGSFMFMADLCRAIDVPHEVDFMTASSYGNGTSSTRDVKILKDLDEDIRGKDVLIVEDIIDSGNTLSKVREIFSLRGPKSLAICTLLDKPERREVQVPVEYVGFSIPDEFVVGYGIDYAQRYRHLPFIGKVVMLDE; encoded by the coding sequence ATGAAACATACCGTTGAAGTAATGATCTCCGAAGCCGAGATCAAATCCCGCATTGCTGAACTTGGCCAGCAAATCAATGACCACTACCGCAACAGCGGTAGCGACATGGTGCTGGTGGGCCTGCTGCGCGGATCCTTTATGTTTATGGCCGACCTGTGCCGCGCCATTGATGTGCCTCACGAGGTCGATTTTATGACCGCCTCCAGCTACGGTAACGGCACTTCCAGCACCCGGGATGTAAAAATCCTCAAGGATCTGGATGAGGATATCCGTGGCAAAGACGTGCTGATTGTCGAAGATATAATCGATTCAGGTAATACGCTGAGTAAAGTGCGGGAAATTTTCAGCCTGCGTGGACCAAAATCGCTGGCGATCTGCACTCTGCTGGATAAGCCGGAGCGCCGTGAAGTGCAGGTGCCGGTGGAATATGTCGGCTTCTCAATCCCTGACGAGTTCGTGGTGGGCTACGGTATTGACTACGCCCAGCGTTATCGCCACCTGCCGTTTATCGGCAAAGTGGTGATGCTGGACGAATAA
- the speE gene encoding polyamine aminopropyltransferase, with amino-acid sequence MADKEMWYETLHAGFGQYFSVDNVLYREQTEHQDLIIFENTALGRVMALDGVVQTTERDEFIYHEMMTHIPLLAHGAAESVLIIGGGDGAMLREVSRHPNIKKITMVEIDAGVVTFCKQYLPNHSQGAYDDPRFTLVIDDGVNFVQQTTEKFDVIISDCTDPIGPGESLFTSEFYEGCHRCLNENGIFVAQNGVCFLQQDEAVNSHRKLGHYFKDVSFYQAAVPTYYGGIMTFAWASDNPALRQLDATTIASRFADSGLICRYYNPAIHVGSFALPQYLLNALAS; translated from the coding sequence ATGGCCGATAAAGAAATGTGGTATGAAACCCTTCATGCCGGATTCGGACAGTATTTTTCTGTCGATAACGTACTGTATCGCGAACAGACCGAGCACCAGGATCTGATTATCTTTGAGAATACCGCGCTGGGCCGCGTGATGGCGTTGGACGGCGTGGTACAAACCACCGAACGCGATGAGTTCATTTATCATGAGATGATGACCCATATCCCTCTGCTGGCCCACGGCGCGGCGGAGAGCGTGCTGATCATCGGCGGCGGCGATGGCGCCATGCTGCGTGAAGTGAGCCGCCATCCGAACATCAAAAAAATCACCATGGTCGAGATCGATGCCGGGGTAGTGACGTTCTGCAAACAGTATCTGCCGAACCACAGCCAGGGCGCCTATGACGATCCGCGCTTTACGCTGGTGATTGACGACGGCGTGAATTTCGTTCAGCAGACGACTGAAAAGTTTGACGTGATTATCTCTGACTGCACCGACCCGATTGGTCCGGGAGAGAGCCTGTTCACCTCAGAATTTTATGAGGGCTGCCACCGCTGCCTTAATGAAAATGGCATCTTCGTGGCGCAGAATGGCGTCTGCTTCCTGCAGCAGGATGAAGCGGTCAACAGCCATCGCAAACTCGGCCACTATTTTAAAGACGTCAGCTTCTATCAGGCGGCGGTACCGACCTACTACGGCGGCATTATGACCTTTGCCTGGGCCAGCGATAACCCGGCGCTGCGCCAGCTGGATGCAACGACGATTGCCTCGCGCTTTGCTGATTCCGGGCTGATATGTCGCTACTACAATCCGGCAATCCACGTGGGCAGTTTTGCTCTGCCACAATATTTATTAAATGCGCTGGCCAGCTGA
- a CDS encoding ABC transporter permease has product MTHLYWVALKSIWSKEVNRFARIWIQTLVPPVITMTLYFIIFGNLIGSRIGEMHGFTYMQFIVPGLIMMAVITNAYANVASSFFSSKFQRNIEELLVAPVPTHVIIAGYVGGGVARGVCVGVLVTAISLFFVPFQVHSWLMVAVTLLLTAILFSLAGLLNAVFARTFDDISLIPTFVLTPLTYLGGVFYSLTLLPPVWQMISKLNPIVYMISGFRYGFLGISDVPLGFTLAVLVAFIVVFYALAWSLIQRGRGLRT; this is encoded by the coding sequence ATGACACATTTATACTGGGTAGCCCTCAAGAGCATCTGGAGTAAAGAGGTTAACCGCTTTGCCCGCATCTGGATCCAGACGCTGGTCCCGCCGGTGATCACCATGACGCTGTACTTTATTATCTTCGGTAATCTGATCGGTTCACGCATCGGTGAAATGCACGGCTTTACCTATATGCAGTTTATCGTGCCCGGTCTGATTATGATGGCGGTGATCACCAATGCCTATGCCAACGTCGCCTCGTCGTTTTTCAGCTCCAAGTTCCAGCGCAATATCGAAGAGCTGCTGGTGGCGCCGGTGCCAACGCATGTGATTATCGCCGGTTACGTCGGCGGCGGCGTGGCGCGCGGGGTCTGCGTGGGCGTACTGGTCACGGCCATTTCGCTGTTCTTTGTGCCTTTCCAGGTGCATTCCTGGCTGATGGTGGCGGTGACGCTGCTGCTGACGGCGATCCTGTTCTCGCTGGCCGGCCTGCTGAATGCGGTCTTTGCCCGCACCTTTGACGATATCAGCCTGATCCCGACGTTTGTGCTGACGCCGCTGACCTATCTTGGCGGGGTATTCTACTCGCTGACGCTGCTGCCGCCGGTGTGGCAGATGATTTCCAAGCTGAATCCTATCGTCTATATGATTAGCGGGTTCCGCTACGGTTTTCTCGGCATCAGCGACGTACCGCTGGGCTTTACCCTTGCGGTGCTGGTGGCGTTTATCGTGGTGTTTTATGCTCTGGCGTGGTCGCTGATCCAGCGCGGTCGCGGGCTGCGAACCTGA
- the speD gene encoding adenosylmethionine decarboxylase has translation MQKLKLHGFNNLTKSLSFCIYDICYANTEAERDGYIAYIDEQYNANRLTEILSETCSIIGANVLNIARQDYEPQGASVTILVSEEPIDPRDIDTSEHPGPLPNSVVAHLDKSHICVHTYPESHPEGGLCTFRADIEVSTCGVISPLKALNYLIHQLESDIVTIDYRVRGFTRDVNGVKHFIDHEINSIQNFMSDDMKGMYDMMDVNVYQENMFHTKMLLKDFDLRHYLFNTQPDDLSPQEHKRITDLLWKEMREIYYGRNIPSVGLKTS, from the coding sequence TTGCAAAAGCTTAAACTACATGGCTTCAACAACCTGACGAAAAGCCTGAGTTTTTGTATCTACGATATCTGCTACGCGAACACAGAAGCTGAACGCGACGGATATATTGCGTACATTGATGAGCAGTACAACGCCAACCGTCTGACGGAAATTCTTAGCGAGACCTGCTCGATTATCGGCGCCAACGTGCTGAATATTGCCCGCCAGGACTACGAGCCACAGGGCGCCAGCGTAACGATTCTGGTCAGCGAAGAGCCGATCGATCCGCGCGATATTGACACCTCCGAGCATCCCGGCCCGCTGCCGAACTCGGTGGTCGCCCATCTGGATAAGAGCCACATCTGCGTGCATACCTATCCGGAAAGCCATCCGGAAGGCGGCCTGTGTACCTTCCGCGCCGATATCGAAGTGTCTACCTGCGGGGTGATTTCGCCGCTGAAAGCGCTGAACTACCTGATTCACCAGCTGGAATCCGATATTGTCACCATCGACTATCGCGTGCGCGGTTTCACCCGCGACGTGAACGGGGTGAAACACTTTATCGACCACGAGATCAACTCAATCCAGAACTTTATGTCCGACGACATGAAAGGGATGTATGACATGATGGACGTGAACGTCTATCAGGAAAATATGTTCCATACCAAGATGCTGCTGAAGGATTTCGATCTCCGTCACTACCTGTTTAACACCCAACCTGACGATCTCAGCCCGCAGGAGCACAAGCGGATCACCGATCTGCTGTGGAAAGAGATGCGTGAGATTTACTACGGACGCAATATTCCGTCGGTGGGGTTAAAAACCTCGTAG
- a CDS encoding cystathionine gamma-synthase family protein, producing the protein MASSHSKKTHIGNRELHPETQMLNYGYDPALSEGAVKPPVFLTSTFVFNSAEEGRDFFDYVSGRREPPSGEGNGLVYSRFNHPNSEIVEDRLAVYERTDSAALFSSGMSAISTTLLAFTRPGDTILHSQPLYGGTETLLSKTFGNLNISSVGFADGVDEASVQAAADKALAQGRVSVILIESPANPTNSLVDIALIKRVADSIEQRQNYRPIVACDNTLLGPVFSRPTEHGADISLYSLTKYVGGHSDLIAGAAMGSKALIRQVKALRSAIGTQLDPHSSWMIGRSLETLALRMERANDNAAAVAEFLRGHPQVAQIHYLPFLDADSPQGKTYRAQCSGAGSTFSFDIHGGEAAAFKFLNALQLFKLAVSLGGTESLASHPASTTHSGVPLEVRDRIGIKSTTIRLSIGIENKGDLIEDLRLALQG; encoded by the coding sequence ATGGCTTCCTCACATTCAAAAAAAACGCATATCGGCAACCGCGAACTGCACCCCGAAACTCAGATGCTGAACTACGGTTACGATCCGGCGCTGTCGGAAGGCGCGGTAAAACCGCCGGTATTTCTGACTTCCACTTTTGTTTTTAACAGTGCCGAAGAGGGCCGCGATTTCTTCGACTACGTTTCCGGCCGCCGTGAGCCGCCATCGGGAGAGGGAAACGGCCTGGTTTATTCGCGCTTTAATCACCCTAACAGTGAGATTGTAGAAGATCGACTGGCGGTGTATGAACGCACCGACAGTGCGGCGCTGTTCTCTTCCGGCATGTCGGCAATTTCCACCACGCTGCTGGCCTTCACCCGGCCCGGCGACACCATCCTGCACTCCCAACCGCTGTACGGCGGTACGGAAACCCTGCTGAGCAAAACCTTCGGCAATCTGAATATTTCCAGCGTGGGATTTGCCGACGGCGTGGATGAAGCTTCGGTACAGGCCGCCGCCGATAAGGCGCTGGCGCAGGGTCGCGTCTCGGTGATCCTGATTGAATCTCCGGCTAACCCGACCAACAGTCTGGTGGATATTGCGCTGATCAAACGCGTCGCGGACAGCATTGAGCAGCGCCAGAACTACCGCCCGATCGTTGCCTGTGATAACACGCTGCTGGGGCCGGTATTCTCGCGCCCCACCGAACACGGCGCGGATATCTCGCTCTATTCACTGACAAAATACGTTGGCGGCCACTCGGATCTTATCGCCGGGGCGGCGATGGGCAGCAAAGCGCTGATCCGTCAGGTGAAGGCGCTGCGTAGCGCCATCGGCACCCAGCTCGATCCGCACTCCAGCTGGATGATTGGCCGATCGCTGGAGACGCTGGCACTGCGTATGGAGCGCGCCAACGACAACGCCGCAGCGGTGGCGGAGTTTCTGCGCGGCCATCCGCAGGTGGCGCAGATCCACTATCTGCCGTTCCTTGATGCTGATTCGCCGCAGGGTAAGACCTACCGTGCCCAGTGCAGCGGTGCCGGTTCCACCTTCTCCTTTGATATTCACGGTGGTGAAGCGGCGGCGTTTAAGTTCCTCAATGCGTTGCAGCTGTTCAAGCTGGCGGTCAGCCTGGGCGGTACCGAATCCCTGGCCAGCCATCCGGCCAGCACCACCCACTCCGGCGTTCCGCTGGAGGTCCGCGACCGCATCGGCATTAAATCCACCACCATTCGTCTGTCGATCGGTATCGAGAATAAGGGCGATTTGATCGAGGATCTGCGGCTGGCGCTGCAGGGGTAA
- a CDS encoding YacC family pilotin-like protein, translating into MKKSIKALLLLGLFGFSSTSFALSESEAEDLADLTAVFVYLKNDCGYQDLPDGQVRRALMFYAQQNRWDLSNYNSFNMKSLGEDSYRDLSGIAIPNDTKCKSLARDSLSLLAYVR; encoded by the coding sequence ATGAAGAAAAGCATCAAGGCTCTGTTGCTGCTGGGGCTTTTTGGCTTCTCCTCTACCAGTTTCGCCCTGAGCGAATCGGAAGCAGAAGATTTGGCCGACTTAACCGCCGTATTTGTTTATCTGAAAAATGATTGTGGCTACCAGGATCTTCCGGACGGGCAGGTACGTCGGGCACTGATGTTTTACGCGCAGCAGAATCGCTGGGATCTGAGTAATTACAACAGCTTCAATATGAAATCCCTCGGCGAGGACAGCTATCGCGACCTGAGTGGCATTGCCATTCCAAACGATACCAAGTGCAAATCGCTGGCCCGCGACTCCCTGAGCCTGCTTGCCTACGTCAGATAA
- the can gene encoding carbonate dehydratase, translating to MKDIETLISNNREWSRLLKEEDPGFFERLSLAQKPRFLWIGCSDSRVPAERLTGLEPGELFVHRNVANLVIHTDLNCLSVVQYAVEVLEVEHVIICGHYGCGGVQAAVENPELGLINNWLLHIRDLWYKHSSLLGELAPEKRFDKLCEINVIEQVYNLGHSTVMQSAWKRGQKVTIHGWVYGILDGYLRDLGVTATNREILEQRYRHGIANLLNDPDLNP from the coding sequence ATGAAAGATATTGAAACCCTTATCAGCAACAACCGCGAATGGTCCAGATTGCTGAAAGAGGAAGATCCCGGTTTTTTTGAACGTTTGTCCCTGGCACAAAAACCCCGTTTTCTGTGGATCGGCTGCTCCGACAGCCGCGTCCCCGCCGAGCGCCTGACCGGGCTGGAGCCCGGTGAACTTTTCGTTCACCGCAACGTGGCCAATCTGGTGATTCACACCGACCTCAACTGCCTTTCCGTCGTGCAGTACGCGGTGGAGGTGCTGGAAGTAGAGCATGTTATTATCTGCGGCCACTACGGCTGCGGTGGCGTTCAGGCGGCGGTGGAAAACCCGGAACTCGGCCTGATTAATAACTGGCTGCTGCACATTCGCGATCTCTGGTACAAACACAGTTCGCTACTGGGTGAGCTGGCGCCGGAAAAACGCTTCGATAAACTTTGCGAAATTAACGTGATTGAGCAGGTTTACAACCTTGGCCACTCAACCGTCATGCAGTCAGCGTGGAAACGCGGACAGAAGGTGACAATTCACGGCTGGGTATACGGGATCCTGGACGGCTATCTGCGCGACCTGGGCGTTACGGCCACCAACCGTGAAATTCTGGAACAGCGTTACCGCCACGGTATCGCTAACCTGCTGAACGACCCTGACCTGAATCCGTAA
- the panC gene encoding pantoate--beta-alanine ligase encodes MLIIETLPLLRREIRRWRQDGKRIALVPTMGNLHDGHMTLVDEARARADIVVVSIFVNPMQFERADDLASYPRTLQADCEKLNRRGVDLVFSPAPADIYPQGLHEQTFVDVPGLSTLLEGASRPGHFRGVSTIVSKLFNLVQPDIACFGEKDFQQLALIRKMVADMGYDLEIVGVPTVRAKDGLALSSRNGYLTADERKIAPGLSQVMNDIASMLSNGERHVEELITQAETTLSEKGLRADGLAIVDADTLLPLTTDSRRAVILMAAWLGKARLIDNQQVDLTQ; translated from the coding sequence GTGCTGATTATTGAAACCCTGCCGCTGCTCCGCCGTGAAATCCGCCGCTGGCGCCAGGACGGTAAACGTATCGCGCTGGTCCCGACCATGGGCAACCTGCACGATGGACACATGACGCTGGTGGACGAAGCGCGCGCGCGCGCGGACATCGTGGTGGTGTCCATCTTCGTTAACCCGATGCAGTTTGAACGCGCCGATGACCTGGCGAGCTACCCGCGCACCCTGCAGGCAGACTGTGAGAAGCTGAACCGTCGCGGCGTCGATCTGGTGTTTTCCCCGGCTCCGGCGGATATCTACCCGCAGGGCCTGCACGAGCAGACGTTTGTCGACGTTCCCGGACTCTCCACCCTGCTGGAAGGCGCCAGCCGTCCGGGGCATTTTCGCGGCGTGTCCACCATCGTCAGCAAGCTGTTTAACCTGGTACAGCCGGATATCGCCTGCTTTGGCGAGAAGGACTTCCAGCAGCTGGCGCTGATCCGCAAGATGGTGGCGGATATGGGTTACGACCTTGAGATCGTCGGTGTGCCAACGGTACGTGCGAAAGACGGCCTCGCGCTCAGCTCGCGCAACGGCTATCTGACCGCCGATGAGCGTAAAATCGCGCCGGGGCTGAGCCAGGTGATGAATGATATCGCCAGCATGCTGAGCAACGGCGAACGCCATGTGGAGGAACTGATTACCCAGGCGGAAACGACCCTGAGCGAAAAAGGGCTGCGGGCGGATGGCCTGGCAATCGTCGATGCCGATACCCTGCTGCCGTTAACGACGGACAGCCGCCGGGCGGTGATCCTGATGGCCGCGTGGCTGGGTAAAGCCCGCCTGATTGATAATCAGCAGGTTGATCTCACCCAGTAG
- the panB gene encoding 3-methyl-2-oxobutanoate hydroxymethyltransferase, whose protein sequence is MKPTTVSTLRQWKQQGRKFASITAYEFSFARLFADEGIQVLLVGDSLGMVVQGHDSTLPVTVSDIAYHTETVRRGAPAALLLADLPFMSYSTPQQTFDSAAQLMRAGANMVKLEGGKWLADTVKQLTERAVPVCGHLGLTPQSVNIFGGYKIQGRAEADADRLLDDALALEAAGMQLLVLECVPVALAKRVTDALTIPVIGIGAGNVTDGQILVMHDAFGITGGHIPKFAKNFLAETGDIRAAVRQYVAEVENGSYPAEQHSFQ, encoded by the coding sequence ATGAAACCGACTACCGTCTCGACCTTGCGTCAATGGAAACAGCAGGGGCGTAAATTTGCCTCTATCACCGCCTATGAATTCAGCTTCGCCCGTCTGTTTGCCGATGAAGGCATCCAGGTTCTGCTGGTGGGGGATTCACTGGGGATGGTGGTTCAGGGCCACGACTCCACGCTGCCGGTCACCGTGTCTGATATCGCCTACCACACCGAAACGGTGCGCCGCGGTGCACCCGCTGCCCTGCTGCTCGCCGACCTGCCGTTTATGAGCTACAGCACGCCGCAGCAAACGTTCGACAGCGCCGCGCAGCTGATGCGCGCCGGGGCCAATATGGTGAAGCTGGAAGGCGGTAAATGGCTGGCCGACACGGTGAAGCAGCTGACCGAGCGCGCGGTGCCGGTCTGTGGCCACCTTGGCCTGACGCCCCAGTCGGTGAATATCTTCGGCGGTTATAAAATTCAGGGCCGCGCCGAGGCCGACGCCGATCGCCTGCTGGATGATGCGCTGGCGCTGGAAGCCGCCGGTATGCAGCTGCTGGTACTGGAGTGCGTGCCGGTTGCGCTGGCAAAACGCGTGACGGACGCGCTGACCATTCCGGTGATCGGCATCGGTGCCGGTAACGTGACCGACGGACAGATCCTGGTCATGCACGATGCGTTCGGCATTACCGGTGGCCACATCCCGAAATTCGCCAAAAACTTCCTTGCTGAAACCGGCGACATTCGCGCCGCCGTGCGTCAGTACGTCGCGGAAGTGGAAAATGGCAGCTATCCTGCCGAGCAACACAGCTTCCAGTAA